A window of Camelus ferus isolate YT-003-E chromosome 1, BCGSAC_Cfer_1.0, whole genome shotgun sequence genomic DNA:
GCTACCTGGATTCAGGGCAGGGAGCGGGGGGATTAAGTCtaaatttttgataaaaaaaagtcaaaacgaCTGTAGAAAGAGCTGGAAACAGACTGGGCATCATGTTTCATCCAAGTGATTCACAAGGGAAAATGGTGCCTACCCGTAACTCCCTCTCCACGGCCTTAAAGGGCCACCTGCAATCCTGCACTGCGGCTGAGCAAAGCCTGCGAAGCCACAGATGTGCCTCAGAGACACTGAAGAAAGTCACCATCAGGCAAGACAAGCAAGGTGGGTTCACAGCTGCCCCCAGGAGCATGGGACCCGTATCACAGCCATCAAGCCCCACTGAGCCTGTGGACTCTGTCTCCCGCCGCTGCAGGTTTAGAAAATTCAGACAGAAATAGTTCAGGGCTAAATGATGAGCCAAAGACTGTTATGTTGCTGCTCTGTTAGGTCTAAAACTGGTTACAGATCTTCAGTCTGATTACAACCTGGAAACCGCAGGGAATGAAGAGTCCAATTATGCAGTCAGTAAAACCCTTTTCACACTTGGGAAGCTGATTTATTTCCTCTGCACTCTCTCTCATTTATGACTACAATTCAAACCTTACTTTTTGATGGACTTTGCTTCTTGGGATTTGGTGGCAgtcccttttcattctttcctgatTCTGCAGAGAGAGAAACTGTAGCAGCAAGTCCTCGAAACACTCGGGCTTCTAGCACGGTCTGACAAAAGATGGAACAGGTACGGATGTTTAAGAGTCACATGCTTTGTAGCAGCCATTACAACGTGAATACCAAGTGTTATCGCAACGTATCTTTTGCAAATGCTTTGCATTCGTATGACAAATTTCTGATGGTTATTACAAGTTACATACTATACATGTACTatggaaaatttttgaaaatacaaaaaaagctGCAAGAAAAAAACACCTGACTTCAAGGACAGTCACTACGAACATTTAGGCATTGCCCCAATCAGACTTTCTTCTGAGGACCCTTTTTGTAGTCTCCAGTTACCTACCGACCTACAAAATACTGAttccttttgtaaaatgttttcctgtaCTTTGGATATAAAGTGGAAGACGCATTAcctagccattaaaaatgatgtagACGAACAGTTGCTTCAAAACTGTCTACAATATACCGGACGGGTAAAACACTGTATAAAGCGCTAATTCACTCAGGATGTATTTACTAAGGCCTACTACATGCCCCACACTGTTCCAGATGCTGGACTGCGAACAAAAGTGCCCACAGCACTCATATGAAGgtgaaacatttgtttttttttatagctatAACGTAAGCATGTGTGTACACGTACATAGGAAAGCTAAAGAAACTCATTCGGGACTAGATATGAAGCAGTTAATAGTGGACTCTGACAATAAATCCCCCACCATCTGTACTTCATTTTGCAACGAATAGAGTAGTTGCTGCTCTTGTAATAAAGgccacttttaattttaaatatagtaaagAGAACTTAGATTTTTCTATATGGAGAAAGAAAGCCCTTCTGGCTTCTTGGCTGCTGCCAGGTGAGTTACTGGGTCACCAGGGACCCGAGAATTCCCTCATTTCCTCTTGGGttaaataagaagtaaaaaaaaaactctgttctTTCGGTTCTAACAGGGCTTGGCAAGGGACAGCTGCGGCCCCCGCACCTGTCCGCGGCCTGGACCGCACAGCGGAGGCTCCCTGGTGATGCGGGCCCAGCGGGGCCAGGGGGCGCCGAGGTCGGGGTCGCTGTCGCCGGGACCCTCGCCGCCtccggccccggcccggccccgcgcccTCCCCTCGGGCCGGAAGCGGGGTCAGCGGCGCCCCGGACGGCCGGAGGGGACAGTCAGGGCCGCGGCCCTCGCCCCGGCACTCCGCAGACTCCcggcccccggcccggcccccgtTACCTTCAGCGCCCCCGCTCGTCCTTGCCGCAGCAGAAGGGAGGCCGCCATGGCTGCAACTCAGCGCTGGCCGGGAGGGCGGAGGTCGCACCGCACAGACGCGGCCGCGGCGCGCGCACTACCTCCGGAAGGCCCGCCCCCTGGGGCGGGGGCACCAATCACAGGCAGAGACGGGCGAGGGGCGGGGTAGCGGCCGCTGCGCACGCACCACTGCGGAGTTCCTGCGCACGCACCACTGCGGAGTTCCTGCGCACGCACCACTGCGGAGTTCCTGCGCGCGCACACCGGCGGCCTCGCG
This region includes:
- the NDUFV3 gene encoding NADH dehydrogenase [ubiquinone] flavoprotein 3, mitochondrial isoform X2, which produces MAASLLLRQGRAGALKTVLEARVFRGLAATVSLSAESGKNEKGLPPNPKKQSPSKRPAQAAASAEPFDNSTYKNLQHHDYSTYTFLDLNLDLLKFRMPQPSSGRESPRH